The genome window CTTATGAGTATAATGTAGTTAATTCTGGTACTTACGTATAGTATATTACATTATCATAGGCGAAACCCGATTATCATTATGCGTACGGCGTAGACGATCCCCACACAGGCAATCAACAGAACCACAAAGAGCAACGTGACGGAGATGTTGTCAATGGGGAGTATTCGTTAGTCGAACCTGACGGTTCTCTCCGTATCGTCCGCTACACCGCCGATCCCAAAAACGGATTCAAGGTAACGaatgtttcaaaatattcCAGCTACATTGTTCTTTCTCAATCAAGTTCAACCTCTCGGTTGtttctaaacatttttttatattataaggtggaaaacgagcaagcggccacctgaattcgtcgaaatggcgaagcgaccgctacccatagacatccgcaattgcaaatgcgttgcttacctttTATCGACGGAAGAGGAGtcgcacagaaagaaaatattgcgCCTTTCTGTATatcccctcctccatcaaaaatacacttccccttcccatcctttccttgtaagaaaagggtgagaagggaaagaagactaaaattaggccttcggcaccacactcaACAGACGAAACACGGAATTTCTTCACGccacttccacttcacgcctgtctgtGTCTGTGTCTGTCTCacgattaactttataatcatGAGTAAATTTTTGAGGAGTTACTGTTGTTTTTGAGGAGTTACGGTGTCAACATTTCATTCCTTCGTTCATCACCTGTCACTGCTACTgctatgattattttttttaatgataattattgACTATAATGACGCTTACCGCATTATGGACCAGTGCCTACCCTGGTCAATAAGACTGCTATAACATTAAACGTATTTTCAGAAAGTGCAAGAGCAATATCAATTTTTGAATGAGAACTCAGTGTGGTccctttgtatttattattaaatgttttacctATAATACTGTTTTTCTTCAGGCAACGGTGCACAAACAACCTGCCGCACAAGCTCAGCAACAGCAGGTAGAGCATCCAGTCCACTACGGTCGTAGAAACCAAGAAGAAGATGATTCCAGAGAGTACtagtcttaattattttataagtatttcgtttataaatgttttagttttatatttttgattatttatgaactattttaaagtttttaaaataaataagcttaaaccaagtttaaaatttcttattaataacattttatatgaaattcaaaGTCCAAAGTTATCGAATTCCAGAAATTCCGTTAGctcataacatttaaataatatattgctgtatattatttcatttttcaacatcagtttacttaaattatgaacacattaacaaaatatctacataagtaaaatttgttttcaaagaGTACACTTAAATTGGTAATGACGGCGACATGCTTGGCCCCGCTCCACCTAAGAAAGTTCTCAAGAAATCCATAGGGAAGGGGAATATGATCGTGGAATTTTTTTCTGCTGATATCGTGTTCAGTGACTGCAGATATCGTAGCTGaaagaataaagaaaattcaaatGCGTTAGACACGCACACGCGCCTAGAACAATTGAACATCAAACTTtcgtttaaacattaatttaatttaaagtaacacCTTTTGCTTTATTACTATTACACACAGAATGCGTActagttttataaagttacgGATGTCGCATACTTCAAGtatgatatattttgatattgcGTTAGTTTACTTACTTGCAACGCCATAGGATTATCAATCATGACTAATGAAGCTTCTTTAAGCGCCTTCGATGCTTTTATTTCACCTTCAGCGGCTATAATCTTTGCTCTTGCTTCTCTGTCCGCTTCTGCTTCGGCCGCCATTGCTCGCTGCAGTTGCACCGGCAATCTTACATCTTtgctaaaaatacaataattgttacattctttattttctctctaaaaaatatcacagtaTGCTTTTCCCTACGGTCAAGGAAAAAACATCTTGCACGTTAGGGACGAATCCAAATACTAACATTTCAACTCTTTCAACTTCAACGCCCCAGGGATCTGTGGCCTCGTCCAGATTGGCCTGCATCATGTGGCTGATGGCCTCGCGGTCCGACAGCAGCTGTGCAAGGTCGCGCATGCCCAGCACGTTGCGAAGTGTCGTCGCAGCTAAAAGACGGGTAGACGCACTGCAAGTTACGCCTTTATGAAATACGTGACAAACATATTCCATACAATTTACTATGCTTAgccatatttttaatagccaTAGCCATGattcattttatacaattattttgatataatatatttgataaaaaagacggaattaattaatataaataagaatttaattaatataaaaaagacgGTTCTTGGACGTGATGAAATCATCGGTTTGCATTCAATACAACCTCCATTGCATCACTTACACTGTTAAAgttaatgtgaaataaaatgtaaaaaaatattcacctGTAATCTGCTACTCGCACAACTGCATTTAATGGTTCTTTTATTCTGTAATACACTACAGCGTCAACAGCAACTGTTACGGAGTCTCTTGTAAGAACctttaaagaagaaaatacaacaaatcaacaaaactacatattttgacagttgtATAAAGTCCAACATTTTCGCTTAAAAAATTTCTGggcagatgttttttttttactggaaCGCAATTAAATCCCGAATTGCTGTCGGATTTAATGTCGGTAGCCATCAATCCGGCTGACAAATTAGGTCGGCACTGTGAGATATCCGTTCACGAATACTGAACATCTGACTTGTTTAAATATACACAGAATTATGATATTAaccatttatttatagttatttcggttgaaagaaatatgtaaatacaaaataatattgggTTCctgaaatatactttaaaacgcaaataaaacattttttcaacctcagttttttaatacaaccctaaaagataaataacgCAATGAGCTGAGTAGAAGAAAAAGACACAGGAGGAagttaagaattttaattggAGTTAGTCTGCTATATCTTTCTGACACAATTGAACAATGCAATGTAAATTGAATATGGATTTTAGATGTTCTGGTGCATATTTATGGTTGGCAAGTGGTGCCGACGACCTGAATCCACTTCAATCAGTCCGTGTGCATGCACCGTTTGACGCATAATGACGTGTATCAAATAAAGATTCAGAATAATTTCAATCGGAATACGTCGGAAAGTTATTAATAGTAGCTCTGAGAATGACTACAAATACTAACAAGATCGTATAACATGTGTTGCGATTTAATATACCTACTGATTTTTAgggaaaaattttataatatttgagcCGAACAGTAAAATAGAGATTAGtttactgttttaaataacgtACTAAATTTGCGACCAGAGAGTCAATTTTGATTTACTACTAATGATACTCGGCACTTCTtcgattatgtttttttaaggttttctATCATTTGCTTTCATAAAGGTTTTTACATcgtgttaaaattttgttttcttcataCTGTATCACGgcatgaaatattaatagatgCATGTAAGATTAGTTCCTATCCAGACGATTGGTAAACAGTAAGCGATTGTTTGTGTGTTGTAAAACTTTGATTGATGCTTTACGGCCGCATCAATTAATCGTGGCCCATAGCACACGGTGTGAGGAACATCTGGGTTAACTGTTTTCAATACCAATGCCGCTGTACAACCGCTCGTGTATCTTGTTTCTTCTTATACATCACCATGACTTCATCAAGCATATAtcagttcttttttatttttatttgtaaagttaatttaagatATGAATGTGGAAGAGGAGGAAGATGTGTGACAGCACCGCACTAATTGAAAATCTGTTATCTATTCCCACCCCTCAGGTTTGAAACCATGTGTATTTTAAGATAcgaatttattgaaaacttgtaattttagttttaatgttattgaaGAAAGTAGTCACTGATCATATTTACTATATCCGAAATAAACATAGCAATCTTTATTACCTCCTGTGGCGGAACGTCGAAAGAGACTGTTCTCAGATCAACTTTTCTGTAAGTGTCGACGCAAGGTAGCACGAAGAATAGACCAGGACCTCTCGCTCCGCCTTTCCGTACTCGACCTAATCGGAATATCACAGCTCTTTCAAACTCTTGGACAACCTGGAAAATTATCACAGAGGCGATTAGGGTCCGGAAATAATTTTCCTATAATAGCCTTTATTAGTAATAGATATGTGGATGAGCTTGTCGATGGTTAGCATAGATTACGAGTATGTAGGGATTCCAAATGGCATGAAATATTCCACACATCTAGGTGCTTGTGTTGTGTAGACAAAGAAGCAAAACAAACACACATACGAAAAGCGATGAAATGCTGATATTAGCTTCAAACACGCTAATTTTTATCGACTAAATTTTTAcctatgaaataataaaattaaaatgttaattttagaaatcaaTTAGATCAGATCGCCCCGCGCCCGCAAATAAATTCGCTATTAAATGTTTTGCACGCCTGTTttgtacacaaataaaatacgaaaataGTTTAATTGGCTTCACTTGCAGAACACTGTGGTAATTTTACTTGCAGCAATGGACTCCGCAATCTGTTTACACTACACCAATATCTAAGCAAGTATTTTAAACGATCAAtggtttatttacttttaaaatttttaagatattttcaatgtttctAATCTAGAATTTTCCACTCactttacatgttttactaaatgtatgaatttaaaaaaaaagtttcatgTTTATAGTGAACTATTTGTCGCCCGCGTCTTTGTCCGCGcgaataaaaaatgcaataagtagtagcctatgtgttctttcagattatgttctaaatctgtgccaaatttcatcatgatccgttaagccgtttcggagataccttcaaacaaacatctaaacatttataatttataatattagtaagatattttttaaatgttttaaatgaactattgaaataattgataAGTGCTTAACAGAACactaattatgttaaattcaCATATGTGGCGACGCGACGAAGTCATACTATGATAAGTATTAGGAATaggaaaaattttattaaactaggCCATGCTTTTGAATcccatttatttacatatatttgtaaattagtctttttaatattaaaacattacattgttttatacaatattagtatattaataCACAGACTGCCAA of Papilio machaon chromosome 6, ilPapMach1.1, whole genome shotgun sequence contains these proteins:
- the LOC106716627 gene encoding band 7 protein AGAP004871 isoform X3, whose protein sequence is MRYTLRGVKYSMDFGCYDKDSGEVECYLEIPNPEAVGCVERFATFLSFLLVIITFPFSLFECFKVVQEFERAVIFRLGRVRKGGARGPGLFFVLPCVDTYRKVDLRTVSFDVPPQEVLTRDSVTVAVDAVVYYRIKEPLNAVVRVADYSASTRLLAATTLRNVLGMRDLAQLLSDREAISHMMQANLDEATDPWGVEVERVEIKDVRLPVQLQRAMAAEAEADREARAKIIAAEGEIKASKALKEASLVMIDNPMALQLRYLQSLNTISAEKNSTIIFPFPMDFLRTFLGGAGPSMSPSLPI
- the LOC106716627 gene encoding band 7 protein AGAP004871 isoform X2 yields the protein MQTELRSHSTRRDNVPSHCDTGTSCAITIQMPNPEAVGCVERFATFLSFLLVIITFPFSLFECFKVVQEFERAVIFRLGRVRKGGARGPGLFFVLPCVDTYRKVDLRTVSFDVPPQEVLTRDSVTVAVDAVVYYRIKEPLNAVVRVADYSASTRLLAATTLRNVLGMRDLAQLLSDREAISHMMQANLDEATDPWGVEVERVEIKDVRLPVQLQRAMAAEAEADREARAKIIAAEGEIKASKALKEASLVMIDNPMALQLRYLQSLNTISAEKNSTIIFPFPMDFLRTFLGGAGPSMSPSLPI
- the LOC106716627 gene encoding band 7 protein AGAP004871 isoform X1, with the protein product MRYTLRGVKYSMDFGCYDKDSGEVECYLEIHCDTGTSCAITIQMPNPEAVGCVERFATFLSFLLVIITFPFSLFECFKVVQEFERAVIFRLGRVRKGGARGPGLFFVLPCVDTYRKVDLRTVSFDVPPQEVLTRDSVTVAVDAVVYYRIKEPLNAVVRVADYSASTRLLAATTLRNVLGMRDLAQLLSDREAISHMMQANLDEATDPWGVEVERVEIKDVRLPVQLQRAMAAEAEADREARAKIIAAEGEIKASKALKEASLVMIDNPMALQLRYLQSLNTISAEKNSTIIFPFPMDFLRTFLGGAGPSMSPSLPI
- the LOC106716627 gene encoding mechanosensory protein 2 isoform X4, whose translation is MPKTNPEAVGCVERFATFLSFLLVIITFPFSLFECFKVVQEFERAVIFRLGRVRKGGARGPGLFFVLPCVDTYRKVDLRTVSFDVPPQEVLTRDSVTVAVDAVVYYRIKEPLNAVVRVADYSASTRLLAATTLRNVLGMRDLAQLLSDREAISHMMQANLDEATDPWGVEVERVEIKDVRLPVQLQRAMAAEAEADREARAKIIAAEGEIKASKALKEASLVMIDNPMALQLRYLQSLNTISAEKNSTIIFPFPMDFLRTFLGGAGPSMSPSLPI
- the LOC106716695 gene encoding larval cuticle protein A3A yields the protein MAAYFKVFVIVALASSVSSNQAPGGYSYNRFSGPVSGQIVEVEVPAAKNIAAQEHASYGYDHNAGQIDPETAKYARLKTVDYVAKPDYHYAYGVDDPHTGNQQNHKEQRDGDVVNGEYSLVEPDGSLRIVRYTADPKNGFKATVHKQPAAQAQQQQVEHPVHYGRRNQEEDDSREY